Within the Salinibacterium sp. TMP30 genome, the region GAGCTTCAACTACTGCTCCTTCGATCTCAATGACACCGTCTTTTTTGGCCATAGCCTCTTCGTCGCTATAAGTGGAGTTCGCTGGTCTGCGTGGATTGCGGTGAGTGGATTTCGAGAAACCCAAGGCACGAAAAAATCGGCCTGAAACACCAAGGATCAAGCCTACGCTAATCCCGGGCATTTCGCCAAGCTGGGGCTAAGATTGCGCCTTCACGGTTTCGATGGCGTCTGCAGGCAGCGGATCGCCGACACACAAACCCATTACCTGAGCCGCGAAATCTTCTGCAGTCAGCGACGAAGGCAGACGAACCGATCCTTCACAACGACTTCGTCATGCGGTTATCACTTCACGTCAGAAATCTTATCGTGCCGGCGCAAGACCTTTCGTAGCTACGTGAGGGGGTCGGAGCGATATTGGGCGACGAGATACAACTCCGTATCGTGATCACGCGCACCGATGTTGATCTCGCTGAGCTTTCGACCGACCTGATACTCACTACTATCGATCTGCATTCCTTCGCTGACAACGGGGTGCTCATTCAGCCGCTCCTTACGGAAACAGACATTGACAGCATTCGAAAGGTCATCGGCAGAGTACGCAGGCAACGCCACCGCCGTGCGCTCACTAACGAGCTACTATGGTTCTTTGCCCCTGCTCTTTTCCTTCGCAACTTCACAGCCCCGAGCGAAGAAGGAATGATCGCTGCGCTTAGAGACCGGATGATTGAAGCTGGCGCTATCGAGCGAGAGCGGATGTCGTCGACAGCATTTACCGACACGCTAGCCGTGCCGCACACGATGACGATGAATTACCACCGCACCGCGATCTGCATTGTCGTTAATGAGACGCCAATGCGATGGGGTGAGAACCGGGTCAACGTCATCGCACTCATCGCTTTCAGCGCGGCAGGAAGAACTACGTTTCACGCAGTCTTCGACCAGTTTGTTGGCGTTTTTTCTGGCCGCGACCACGTGCAGCAACCTGTACGAAAAGCGGTCGACTTCCCGACTTTCATCGACGAACTAGTGCGCGGAATCGAAAATTAGCGAGATCTAGCGTCAGCCGCAACAATGTCGCGCTCAACAAGAGCCTCGGTGATGCGAGCGGTCACAGCATCGATCTCGCCAATCGCATCGATCGTGACCAACACGTCGCGGGAGGCATAGACGTTGATGAGCGGAGCAGTCTGCTGACTGTAAACCTCAAGACGGTGACGAACGACCGCCTCGGTGTCATCGCTGCGCTCCTGCTCAAGCGCCCGCTTCCGTAGGCGGGCAACGACGACCTCGGGATCTGCCACAAGTTCAACAACAGCGTCTAAGGCCGCACCATGGCCCGCGAGGAACGCATCGAGCTCGCGCACCTGGTCTGTCGTGCGCGGGTACCCATCAAGCAGAAAACCGTCTTGCGCATCGTCTTCTTCGAGACGGTCGCGGATGAGTGCGTTCGTCAAAGAATCTGGAACGTTGTCGCCGGCATCCATAAATGCTTTCGCCTTCGTTCCCAATTCGGTGCCGTTCTTCACATTGCTGCGAAAAATGTCACCAGTCGAGATCGCGGCGATTCCGTAGATTTCTGCAAGGCGCACTGCTTGAGTGCCCTTGCCTGCGCCGGGTGGGCCAATAAGTAGGAGTCGAGTCAACGCAACAAACCTTCGTAATGGCGCTGCTGCAACTGCGAATCGATCTGCTTGACGGTCTCAAGACCGACACCAACGATAATCAGGATGCTTGCTCCGCCGAATGGGAAATTCTGGTTGGCCCCAATAACGACAAACGCGATCAGCGGAATCATTGCCACAAGGCCAAGGTAGAGGGAGCCAGGCAAGGTCACGCGAGTCAAAACGTAGTCGAGGTATTCCGCGGTGGGTCGACCAGCGCGAATACCGGGAATGAAGCCGCCGTACTTTTTCATGTTGTCGGCAACTTCTTCGGGGTTGAAGGTAATTGCGACATAGAAGTACGTGAAGCCAACGATCAGCAGGAAGTATCCGATCATGTAGATCGGGCTATCGCCAGAAACTAGGTTGTTCTGAATCCAGACAACCCACGCTGAAGGGGTCTCACCAGCTTGTGGCTGGTTGAAGTTTGCGATCAAGGCGGGCAGATACAACAGAGACGAGGCGAAGATCACAGGGATCACGCCAGCCATGTTGACCTTGATGGGGATGTAGGTGTTGTTGCCGCCGTAGGTGCGTCGGCCGACCATCCGCTTGGCGTACTGAACGGGGATGCGTCGCTGCGACTGCTCAACGAAGACGACGGCGCTCATGATGAGAATGCCCATGAGTAACACG harbors:
- a CDS encoding PTS sugar transporter subunit IIA; translated protein: MGDEIQLRIVITRTDVDLAELSTDLILTTIDLHSFADNGVLIQPLLTETDIDSIRKVIGRVRRQRHRRALTNELLWFFAPALFLRNFTAPSEEGMIAALRDRMIEAGAIERERMSSTAFTDTLAVPHTMTMNYHRTAICIVVNETPMRWGENRVNVIALIAFSAAGRTTFHAVFDQFVGVFSGRDHVQQPVRKAVDFPTFIDELVRGIEN
- a CDS encoding adenylate kinase; translated protein: MTRLLLIGPPGAGKGTQAVRLAEIYGIAAISTGDIFRSNVKNGTELGTKAKAFMDAGDNVPDSLTNALIRDRLEEDDAQDGFLLDGYPRTTDQVRELDAFLAGHGAALDAVVELVADPEVVVARLRKRALEQERSDDTEAVVRHRLEVYSQQTAPLINVYASRDVLVTIDAIGEIDAVTARITEALVERDIVAADARSR